The Quercus robur chromosome 7, dhQueRobu3.1, whole genome shotgun sequence genome has a segment encoding these proteins:
- the LOC126693479 gene encoding uncharacterized protein LOC126693479: MSSGSIRRVSCQDIQVVENLIEQCLQLYMSQKEVVETLLDQAKIEPGFTELVWQKLEEENQEFFRAYYLRLMVKQQINEFNRLLDLQVQLMCQMQPSGVASLPTSNGSHISSLHQNSACYASEHTVPAVKAENMYIPIVSGLPNAFTNGGSSLHPSMHTAVQMPAHSSRIDAPPSMLSAQSSNMGMIQGINGGMIKSETGYSGSSPYMYGSDRNVLEMHPTIEDASVASFPSVQSNSQPLNEQILDMESSSFGSLGQDSRNFSLSDLAADFSQSSGIKNLCPTMSSSSDFYSSFSHHLCSRDRCAQRTSLTLDNFGRRFYGCRFYDEKEVQTCKFCEWLDQKTCKRGSEVAPIVLAKFKRLENEAKASNEREKLAREMEEKARERERIARRREEKSRVREMIARVRARMYRVTLVVSWVLFAFFVFSSRIEDVGLKSLSLA; the protein is encoded by the exons ATGTCGAGTGGTTCCATTAGAAGAGTCTCGTGCCAAGATATACAAGTG GTGGAAAATCTTATAGAGCAATGTCTTCAACTGTACATGAGTCAGAAGGAGGTTGTGGAAACTCTATTGGATCAAGCAAAAATAGAACCTGGTTTTACAGAGCTTG TTTGGCAGAAGCTAGAAGAAGAAAATCAAGAGTTCTTCAGGGCTTATTATCTTAGATTGATGGTGAAGCAACAAATAAATGAATTCAACAGGTTGCTTGATCTACAGGTGCAGCTAATGTGTCAGATGCAACCAAGTGGAGTTGCTTCACTGCCTACCAGTAATGGATCTCATATCTCATCAT TGCACCAGAACTCAGCTTGTTATGCTTCAGAGCATACAGTACCAGCTGTGAAGGCTGAAAATATGTACATCCCTATTGTTTCTGGTTTGCCTAATGCATTTACTAATGGTGGATCATCGTTGCACCCAAGTATGCACACTGCTGTTCAAATGCCTGCTCATTCTAGTAGGATTGATGCCCCACCAAGTATGCTATCAGCTCAAAGTTCAAACATGGGTATGATTCAAGGAATAAATGGGGGCATGATCAAATCAGAAACTGGATATTCTGGCAGTTCCCCTTACATGTATGGCTCTGACAGAAATGTCCTGGAAATGCATCCAACGATTGAAGATGCATCTGTTGCATCTTTCCCTAGTGTACAGTCTAACTCACAACCCCTGAATGAACAAATTCTGGATATggaatcttcttcttttggatCTTTAGGCCAGGATTCTCGAAATTTCAGTCTCTCTGACCTGGCGGCAGACTTTTCACAGAGTTCTG GAATCAAAAATTTGTGTCCCACTATGTCTTCATCAAGTGATTTTTACTCAAGTTTCAGTCACCATTTATGTTCGAGAGATAGATGCGCACAAAGGACGTCTTTGACATTGGATAATTTTGGGAGGAGGTTTTATGGCTGTCGCTTTTATGATGAG AAAGAGGTACAGACTTGTAAATTCTGTGAGTGGTTGGATCAAAAAACTTGTAAGCGTGGGTCTGAAGTTGCACCAATAGTCTTGGCAAAATTCAAGAGGTTGGAGAATGAGGCAAAGGCCTCTAATGAGAGGGAAAAACTAGCTCGTGAAATGGAGGAAAAggcaagggagagggaaaggatAGCTAGGCgaagagaagaaaaatcaagggtGAGAGAAATGATTGCTCGAGTCAGAGCAAGAATGTATAGAGTTACACTGGTTGTGTCATGGGTtctatttgctttctttgtatTTTCTAGTAGGATTGAGGATGTTGGATTGAAGTCATTGAGTCTTGCATAA
- the LOC126693480 gene encoding uncharacterized protein LOC126693480 isoform X3 has product MSSGSVRRVSRQDIQVVQNLIERCLQLYMNQKEVVETLLDQAKIEPGFTELVWQKLEEENRDFFRAYYLRLMVKQQINEFNRLLDQQVQLMRQMQSSGVASLPTSNGSHISSLHQNSACYGPEHTGPAVKAENIHHPIGSGLPNAFTNGVPNAFTNGGSLLHPNMHAAVQMPAHSSRIDAPPNMLSAQSSNLGMIQGINGGIIKSETGYSGSSSYMFGSDGNVLELRPTIGDASVASFPSVESNSQPLNEQILDMESSSFGYLGQIPRNFSLSDLAADFSQSSDILETYPRSPFLATDSESFLDSRDREHQDLCHGES; this is encoded by the exons ATGTCGAGCGGTTCCGTTAGAAGAGTCTCGCGCCAAGATATACAAGTG GTGCAAAATCTTATAGAGCGATGTCTTCAACTGTACATGAATCAGAAGGAGGTTGTGGAAACTCTATTGGATCAAGCAAAAATAGAGCCTGGTTTTACAGAGCTTG TTTGGCAGAAGCTAGAAGAAGAAAATCGAGATTTCTTCAGGGCTTATTATCTTAGATTGATGGTGAAGCAACAAATAAATGAATTCAACAGGTTGCTTGATCAACAGGTGCAGTTAATGCGTCAGATGCAATCAAGTGGAGTTGCTTCACTGCCTACCTCTAATGGATCTCATATCTCATCAT TGCACCAGAATTCAGCTTGCTATGGCCCAGAGCATACAGGACCAGCTGTGAAGGCAGAAAATATCCACCACCCTATTGGTTCTGGTTTGCCTAATGCATTTACTAATGGTGTGCCTAATGCATTTACTAATGGTGGATCATTGTTGCACCCAAATATGCATGCTGCTGTTCAAATGCCTGCTCATTCTAGTAGGATTGATGCCCCACCAAATATGCTATCTGCTCAGAGCTCAAACTTGGGTATGATTCAAGGAATAAATGGTGGGATAATCAAATCAGAAACTGGATATTCTGGCAGTTCCTCTTACATGTTTGGCTCTGATGGAAATGTCCTGGAATTGCGTCCAACAATTGGGGATGCATCTGTTGCATCTTTCCCCAGTGTAGAGTCTAACTCACAACCCCTGAATGAACAAATTCTGGATATggaatcttcttcttttggatATTTAGGCCAGATTCCTCGAAATTTCAGTCTCTCGGACCTGGCAGCAGACTTTTCTCAGAGTTCTG ATATACTGGAGACTTACCCTCGATCACCTTTCCTAGCAACAGATTCAGAAAGCTTTCTCGATTCTCGTGACAGAGAACATCAAG ATTTGTGCCATGGGGAAAGCTAG
- the LOC126693480 gene encoding uncharacterized protein LOC126693480 isoform X1, translating to MSSGSVRRVSRQDIQVVQNLIERCLQLYMNQKEVVETLLDQAKIEPGFTELVWQKLEEENRDFFRAYYLRLMVKQQINEFNRLLDQQVQLMRQMQSSGVASLPTSNGSHISSLHQNSACYGPEHTGPAVKAENIHHPIGSGLPNAFTNGVPNAFTNGGSLLHPNMHAAVQMPAHSSRIDAPPNMLSAQSSNLGMIQGINGGIIKSETGYSGSSSYMFGSDGNVLELRPTIGDASVASFPSVESNSQPLNEQILDMESSSFGYLGQIPRNFSLSDLAADFSQSSDILETYPRSPFLATDSESFLDSRDREHQDNKRLESISEGLSCEDFGSE from the exons ATGTCGAGCGGTTCCGTTAGAAGAGTCTCGCGCCAAGATATACAAGTG GTGCAAAATCTTATAGAGCGATGTCTTCAACTGTACATGAATCAGAAGGAGGTTGTGGAAACTCTATTGGATCAAGCAAAAATAGAGCCTGGTTTTACAGAGCTTG TTTGGCAGAAGCTAGAAGAAGAAAATCGAGATTTCTTCAGGGCTTATTATCTTAGATTGATGGTGAAGCAACAAATAAATGAATTCAACAGGTTGCTTGATCAACAGGTGCAGTTAATGCGTCAGATGCAATCAAGTGGAGTTGCTTCACTGCCTACCTCTAATGGATCTCATATCTCATCAT TGCACCAGAATTCAGCTTGCTATGGCCCAGAGCATACAGGACCAGCTGTGAAGGCAGAAAATATCCACCACCCTATTGGTTCTGGTTTGCCTAATGCATTTACTAATGGTGTGCCTAATGCATTTACTAATGGTGGATCATTGTTGCACCCAAATATGCATGCTGCTGTTCAAATGCCTGCTCATTCTAGTAGGATTGATGCCCCACCAAATATGCTATCTGCTCAGAGCTCAAACTTGGGTATGATTCAAGGAATAAATGGTGGGATAATCAAATCAGAAACTGGATATTCTGGCAGTTCCTCTTACATGTTTGGCTCTGATGGAAATGTCCTGGAATTGCGTCCAACAATTGGGGATGCATCTGTTGCATCTTTCCCCAGTGTAGAGTCTAACTCACAACCCCTGAATGAACAAATTCTGGATATggaatcttcttcttttggatATTTAGGCCAGATTCCTCGAAATTTCAGTCTCTCGGACCTGGCAGCAGACTTTTCTCAGAGTTCTG ATATACTGGAGACTTACCCTCGATCACCTTTCCTAGCAACAGATTCAGAAAGCTTTCTCGATTCTCGTGACAGAGAACATCAAG ACAATAAAAGGTTGGAATCTATATCAGAGGGCTTGAGTTGTGAAGACTTTGGGAGTGAATAG
- the LOC126693480 gene encoding uncharacterized protein LOC126693480 isoform X2, which yields MSSGSVRRVSRQDIQVVQNLIERCLQLYMNQKEVVETLLDQAKIEPGFTELVWQKLEEENRDFFRAYYLRLMVKQQINEFNRLLDQQVQLMRQMQSSGVASLPTSNGSHISSLHQNSACYGPEHTGPAVKAENIHHPIGSGLPNAFTNGVPNAFTNGGSLLHPNMHAAVQMPAHSSRIDAPPNMLSAQSSNLGMIQGINGGIIKSETGYSGSSSYMFGSDGNVLELRPTIGDASVASFPSVESNSQPLNEQILDMESSSFGYLGQIPRNFSLSDLAADFSQSSDILETYPRSPFLATDSESFLDSRDREHQGLTRTQG from the exons ATGTCGAGCGGTTCCGTTAGAAGAGTCTCGCGCCAAGATATACAAGTG GTGCAAAATCTTATAGAGCGATGTCTTCAACTGTACATGAATCAGAAGGAGGTTGTGGAAACTCTATTGGATCAAGCAAAAATAGAGCCTGGTTTTACAGAGCTTG TTTGGCAGAAGCTAGAAGAAGAAAATCGAGATTTCTTCAGGGCTTATTATCTTAGATTGATGGTGAAGCAACAAATAAATGAATTCAACAGGTTGCTTGATCAACAGGTGCAGTTAATGCGTCAGATGCAATCAAGTGGAGTTGCTTCACTGCCTACCTCTAATGGATCTCATATCTCATCAT TGCACCAGAATTCAGCTTGCTATGGCCCAGAGCATACAGGACCAGCTGTGAAGGCAGAAAATATCCACCACCCTATTGGTTCTGGTTTGCCTAATGCATTTACTAATGGTGTGCCTAATGCATTTACTAATGGTGGATCATTGTTGCACCCAAATATGCATGCTGCTGTTCAAATGCCTGCTCATTCTAGTAGGATTGATGCCCCACCAAATATGCTATCTGCTCAGAGCTCAAACTTGGGTATGATTCAAGGAATAAATGGTGGGATAATCAAATCAGAAACTGGATATTCTGGCAGTTCCTCTTACATGTTTGGCTCTGATGGAAATGTCCTGGAATTGCGTCCAACAATTGGGGATGCATCTGTTGCATCTTTCCCCAGTGTAGAGTCTAACTCACAACCCCTGAATGAACAAATTCTGGATATggaatcttcttcttttggatATTTAGGCCAGATTCCTCGAAATTTCAGTCTCTCGGACCTGGCAGCAGACTTTTCTCAGAGTTCTG ATATACTGGAGACTTACCCTCGATCACCTTTCCTAGCAACAGATTCAGAAAGCTTTCTCGATTCTCGTGACAGAGAACATCAAG GTCTAACAAGAACCCAAGGATAG